One region of Paucibacter aquatile genomic DNA includes:
- a CDS encoding delta(1)-pyrroline-2-carboxylate reductase family protein produces the protein MDILDAQATAALLPFDRLVPAVAQAMLDLRAGLIHAATRSVLPLPDGGSYLAMPCTDAQYAITKLVAVTPANRALGQPTIQGRLLVSSASHGEPLLVMDGSVVTARRTAAVTLLGIETLLHRPPAVLTLVGTGEQARSHAWAMSQRWPGVQLRCVGRNRGQGEAFAAQLSKEGLPGLRALPLEQALEDSEVTVAATTSLSAVLPAHVADTTLIVGIGSFTPQMAELPASEVRRRQVWVDDLDGARHEAGDLLQAGIDWSRVHSLAEALRHSDLIRPPLLFKTVGHAAWDLAAVRVALQSS, from the coding sequence ATGGACATCCTCGACGCCCAGGCCACAGCCGCCCTGCTGCCTTTCGATCGCCTCGTGCCGGCCGTGGCACAAGCCATGCTGGACCTGCGCGCCGGGCTGATCCACGCGGCCACCCGCTCCGTCCTGCCCTTGCCCGATGGCGGCAGCTATCTGGCCATGCCCTGCACCGATGCGCAGTACGCCATCACCAAGCTGGTCGCCGTCACCCCTGCCAACCGGGCCTTGGGCCAGCCCACCATCCAGGGCCGCTTGCTGGTCAGCAGCGCCAGCCACGGCGAACCGCTGCTGGTGATGGACGGCTCGGTGGTCACCGCGCGCCGCACAGCCGCCGTCACCCTGCTCGGCATCGAAACCCTGCTGCATCGCCCGCCCGCGGTGCTGACCCTGGTCGGCACCGGCGAACAGGCACGCAGCCACGCCTGGGCCATGAGCCAGCGCTGGCCCGGCGTGCAGCTGCGCTGCGTCGGCCGCAACCGCGGCCAGGGCGAGGCTTTCGCCGCGCAGCTGAGCAAGGAAGGCCTGCCGGGCCTGCGCGCCCTGCCCCTGGAGCAGGCGCTGGAAGACAGCGAGGTCACGGTGGCCGCCACCACCAGCCTCAGCGCTGTGCTGCCCGCGCATGTGGCCGACACCACCTTGATCGTCGGCATCGGCAGCTTCACGCCGCAGATGGCCGAGCTGCCCGCCAGCGAAGTACGCCGCCGCCAGGTCTGGGTCGACGACCTCGACGGCGCCCGCCACGAAGCCGGCGACCTGCTGCAGGCCGGCATCGACTGGAGCCGCGTGCACAGCCTCGCCGAAGCACTGCGTCACTCCGATCTGATTCGCCCGCCGCTCTTGTTCAAGACCGTCGGCCATGCCGCCTGGGACCTGGCCGCCGTGCGCGTCGCGCTGCAAAGCTCATGA